The Ziziphus jujuba cultivar Dongzao chromosome 7, ASM3175591v1 genome includes a region encoding these proteins:
- the LOC107425431 gene encoding probable glucan 1,3-beta-glucosidase A isoform X1, producing MADMRKTHGAKMARFVHHLKFVLVFYLCWVVYAQPFKAVSLGNWLVTEGWMKPSLFDGIPNNDLLDGTQVQFTSTKLQKYICAENGGEATVVANRPLASTWETFRLWRINENTFNFRVFNKQFVGLSQQGLGVDIVAETNEPGSTETFQIERKYDDPYRVRIKASNGFYLQAISETQVTADYQDSGWEDDNPSVFIMTIVHMLGGEYQITNGYGPDRASQVLEEHRNTYITADDFRFLSENGLNAVRIPVGWWIAKDPAPPLPFVGGSVNFLDNAFTWAQNYGMKVIIDLHAVQGSQNGNDHSGTRDGYQEWGDSYIQDTVDVIDFLAQRYGNNPSLAGIELMNEPFAPGVSLGTLIKYYQAGYDAVRKYTSSAYVILSNRLGPADSKELLSFAGGLSRVAIDVHYYNLYSDFFKTLDVQQNIDFIYNQRSSDLRAVTTSNGPLVFVGEWTAEWAINGASKEDYQRFAKAQLDVYGGASFGWAYWAYNCDHDHWSLKWMIENNYITL from the exons ATGGCCGACATG aGGAAGACGCATGGTGCAAAAATGGCACGCTTTGTTCATCACCTGAAATTTGTCTTGGTCTTCTATCTGTGTTGGGTTGTTTATGCTCAACCATTTAAAGCAGTGAGTTTAGGGAATTGGCTTGTAACAGAGGGTTGGATGAAACCCTctctctttgatggaataccAAACAATGATCTTTTG GATGGGACCCAAGTTCAATTCACATCAACAAAGTTGCAGAAGTATATATGCGCAGAAAATGGTGGAGAAGCCACTGTGGTTGCCAACCGACCCTTAGCTTCTACTTGGGAAACTTTCAGG TTGTGGAGGATCAATGAGAATACTTTCAACTTTCGGGTGTTTAACAAACAGTTTGTGGGATTGTCACAACAAGGCCTAGGAGTGGATATAGTAGCTGAAACAAACGAACCTGGAAGCACCGAAACATTCCAGATTGAAAGAAAATATGATGATCCATATCGAGTTCGGATTAAAGCCAGCAACGGTTTTTACCTCCAG GCAATATCAGAGACGCAAGTCACTGCAGACTATCAAGATAGTGGGTGGGAAGATGATAATCCTTCAGTCTTTATAATGACAATTGTACACATGTTGGGTGGTGAATACCAGATCACAAATGGTTATGGTCCAGACAGAGCATCTCAAGTCTTGGAGGAGCACCGGAACACTTACATCACCGCCGATGATTTCAGATTCTTATCGGAAAACGGATTGAATGCCGTCAGGATTCCCGTTGGTTGGTGGATTGCCAAAGATCCAGCACCACCATTGCCATTTGTTGGGGGATCCGTGAACTTCTTGGACAATGCTTTTACATGGGCACA AAATTATGGGATGAAGGTAATCATAGATCTTCATGCGGTTCAAGGTTCACAAAATGGCAATGATCATAGTGGTACAAGAGATGGATACCAGGAATGGGGAGATTCCTACATTCAGGATACTGTGGATGTCATAGACTTTCTAGCCCAAAG ATATGGTAATAATCCAAGCCTTGCAGGAATAGAGCTAATGAATGAGCCTTTTGCACCAGGAGTGAGTTTAGGGACCCTCATAAAGTATTACCAAGCTGGTTATGATGCAGTGAGGAAATACACATCTAGTGCTTATGTCATTTTATCAAACAGATTGGGACCTGCAGATTCCAAAGAGCTTCTGTCATTTGCAGGAGGCCTCAGTAGAGTAGCTATTGATGTTCATTACTACAACCTATATTCAGATTTCTTCAAGACCTTGGATGTTCAACAGAACATCGATTTCATTTATAATCAACGATCTTCTGATCTCCGCGCTGTCACCACATCCAATGGACCCCTTGTATTTGTTG GTGAATGGACTGCGGAATGGGCAATAAATGGAGCATCAAAGGAAGATTACCAAAGATTTGCAAAAGCTCAATTAGATGTTTACGGAGGCGCAAGTTTTGGATGGGCATACTGGGCATATAATTGTGACCATGACCACTGGAGCCTCAAGTGGATGATTGAGAATAACTATATAACGCTCTGA
- the LOC107425431 gene encoding probable glucan 1,3-beta-glucosidase A isoform X3, with protein sequence MADMDGTQVQFTSTKLQKYICAENGGEATVVANRPLASTWETFRLWRINENTFNFRVFNKQFVGLSQQGLGVDIVAETNEPGSTETFQIERKYDDPYRVRIKASNGFYLQAISETQVTADYQDSGWEDDNPSVFIMTIVHMLGGEYQITNGYGPDRASQVLEEHRNTYITADDFRFLSENGLNAVRIPVGWWIAKDPAPPLPFVGGSVNFLDNAFTWAQNYGMKVIIDLHAVQGSQNGNDHSGTRDGYQEWGDSYIQDTVDVIDFLAQRYGNNPSLAGIELMNEPFAPGVSLGTLIKYYQAGYDAVRKYTSSAYVILSNRLGPADSKELLSFAGGLSRVAIDVHYYNLYSDFFKTLDVQQNIDFIYNQRSSDLRAVTTSNGPLVFVGEWTAEWAINGASKEDYQRFAKAQLDVYGGASFGWAYWAYNCDHDHWSLKWMIENNYITL encoded by the exons ATGGCCGACATG GATGGGACCCAAGTTCAATTCACATCAACAAAGTTGCAGAAGTATATATGCGCAGAAAATGGTGGAGAAGCCACTGTGGTTGCCAACCGACCCTTAGCTTCTACTTGGGAAACTTTCAGG TTGTGGAGGATCAATGAGAATACTTTCAACTTTCGGGTGTTTAACAAACAGTTTGTGGGATTGTCACAACAAGGCCTAGGAGTGGATATAGTAGCTGAAACAAACGAACCTGGAAGCACCGAAACATTCCAGATTGAAAGAAAATATGATGATCCATATCGAGTTCGGATTAAAGCCAGCAACGGTTTTTACCTCCAG GCAATATCAGAGACGCAAGTCACTGCAGACTATCAAGATAGTGGGTGGGAAGATGATAATCCTTCAGTCTTTATAATGACAATTGTACACATGTTGGGTGGTGAATACCAGATCACAAATGGTTATGGTCCAGACAGAGCATCTCAAGTCTTGGAGGAGCACCGGAACACTTACATCACCGCCGATGATTTCAGATTCTTATCGGAAAACGGATTGAATGCCGTCAGGATTCCCGTTGGTTGGTGGATTGCCAAAGATCCAGCACCACCATTGCCATTTGTTGGGGGATCCGTGAACTTCTTGGACAATGCTTTTACATGGGCACA AAATTATGGGATGAAGGTAATCATAGATCTTCATGCGGTTCAAGGTTCACAAAATGGCAATGATCATAGTGGTACAAGAGATGGATACCAGGAATGGGGAGATTCCTACATTCAGGATACTGTGGATGTCATAGACTTTCTAGCCCAAAG ATATGGTAATAATCCAAGCCTTGCAGGAATAGAGCTAATGAATGAGCCTTTTGCACCAGGAGTGAGTTTAGGGACCCTCATAAAGTATTACCAAGCTGGTTATGATGCAGTGAGGAAATACACATCTAGTGCTTATGTCATTTTATCAAACAGATTGGGACCTGCAGATTCCAAAGAGCTTCTGTCATTTGCAGGAGGCCTCAGTAGAGTAGCTATTGATGTTCATTACTACAACCTATATTCAGATTTCTTCAAGACCTTGGATGTTCAACAGAACATCGATTTCATTTATAATCAACGATCTTCTGATCTCCGCGCTGTCACCACATCCAATGGACCCCTTGTATTTGTTG GTGAATGGACTGCGGAATGGGCAATAAATGGAGCATCAAAGGAAGATTACCAAAGATTTGCAAAAGCTCAATTAGATGTTTACGGAGGCGCAAGTTTTGGATGGGCATACTGGGCATATAATTGTGACCATGACCACTGGAGCCTCAAGTGGATGATTGAGAATAACTATATAACGCTCTGA
- the LOC107425431 gene encoding probable glucan 1,3-beta-glucosidase A isoform X2: MKRKTHGAKMARFVHHLKFVLVFYLCWVVYAQPFKAVSLGNWLVTEGWMKPSLFDGIPNNDLLDGTQVQFTSTKLQKYICAENGGEATVVANRPLASTWETFRLWRINENTFNFRVFNKQFVGLSQQGLGVDIVAETNEPGSTETFQIERKYDDPYRVRIKASNGFYLQAISETQVTADYQDSGWEDDNPSVFIMTIVHMLGGEYQITNGYGPDRASQVLEEHRNTYITADDFRFLSENGLNAVRIPVGWWIAKDPAPPLPFVGGSVNFLDNAFTWAQNYGMKVIIDLHAVQGSQNGNDHSGTRDGYQEWGDSYIQDTVDVIDFLAQRYGNNPSLAGIELMNEPFAPGVSLGTLIKYYQAGYDAVRKYTSSAYVILSNRLGPADSKELLSFAGGLSRVAIDVHYYNLYSDFFKTLDVQQNIDFIYNQRSSDLRAVTTSNGPLVFVGEWTAEWAINGASKEDYQRFAKAQLDVYGGASFGWAYWAYNCDHDHWSLKWMIENNYITL; the protein is encoded by the exons ATGAaa aGGAAGACGCATGGTGCAAAAATGGCACGCTTTGTTCATCACCTGAAATTTGTCTTGGTCTTCTATCTGTGTTGGGTTGTTTATGCTCAACCATTTAAAGCAGTGAGTTTAGGGAATTGGCTTGTAACAGAGGGTTGGATGAAACCCTctctctttgatggaataccAAACAATGATCTTTTG GATGGGACCCAAGTTCAATTCACATCAACAAAGTTGCAGAAGTATATATGCGCAGAAAATGGTGGAGAAGCCACTGTGGTTGCCAACCGACCCTTAGCTTCTACTTGGGAAACTTTCAGG TTGTGGAGGATCAATGAGAATACTTTCAACTTTCGGGTGTTTAACAAACAGTTTGTGGGATTGTCACAACAAGGCCTAGGAGTGGATATAGTAGCTGAAACAAACGAACCTGGAAGCACCGAAACATTCCAGATTGAAAGAAAATATGATGATCCATATCGAGTTCGGATTAAAGCCAGCAACGGTTTTTACCTCCAG GCAATATCAGAGACGCAAGTCACTGCAGACTATCAAGATAGTGGGTGGGAAGATGATAATCCTTCAGTCTTTATAATGACAATTGTACACATGTTGGGTGGTGAATACCAGATCACAAATGGTTATGGTCCAGACAGAGCATCTCAAGTCTTGGAGGAGCACCGGAACACTTACATCACCGCCGATGATTTCAGATTCTTATCGGAAAACGGATTGAATGCCGTCAGGATTCCCGTTGGTTGGTGGATTGCCAAAGATCCAGCACCACCATTGCCATTTGTTGGGGGATCCGTGAACTTCTTGGACAATGCTTTTACATGGGCACA AAATTATGGGATGAAGGTAATCATAGATCTTCATGCGGTTCAAGGTTCACAAAATGGCAATGATCATAGTGGTACAAGAGATGGATACCAGGAATGGGGAGATTCCTACATTCAGGATACTGTGGATGTCATAGACTTTCTAGCCCAAAG ATATGGTAATAATCCAAGCCTTGCAGGAATAGAGCTAATGAATGAGCCTTTTGCACCAGGAGTGAGTTTAGGGACCCTCATAAAGTATTACCAAGCTGGTTATGATGCAGTGAGGAAATACACATCTAGTGCTTATGTCATTTTATCAAACAGATTGGGACCTGCAGATTCCAAAGAGCTTCTGTCATTTGCAGGAGGCCTCAGTAGAGTAGCTATTGATGTTCATTACTACAACCTATATTCAGATTTCTTCAAGACCTTGGATGTTCAACAGAACATCGATTTCATTTATAATCAACGATCTTCTGATCTCCGCGCTGTCACCACATCCAATGGACCCCTTGTATTTGTTG GTGAATGGACTGCGGAATGGGCAATAAATGGAGCATCAAAGGAAGATTACCAAAGATTTGCAAAAGCTCAATTAGATGTTTACGGAGGCGCAAGTTTTGGATGGGCATACTGGGCATATAATTGTGACCATGACCACTGGAGCCTCAAGTGGATGATTGAGAATAACTATATAACGCTCTGA
- the LOC107425431 gene encoding probable glucan 1,3-beta-glucosidase A isoform X4 translates to MKDGTQVQFTSTKLQKYICAENGGEATVVANRPLASTWETFRLWRINENTFNFRVFNKQFVGLSQQGLGVDIVAETNEPGSTETFQIERKYDDPYRVRIKASNGFYLQAISETQVTADYQDSGWEDDNPSVFIMTIVHMLGGEYQITNGYGPDRASQVLEEHRNTYITADDFRFLSENGLNAVRIPVGWWIAKDPAPPLPFVGGSVNFLDNAFTWAQNYGMKVIIDLHAVQGSQNGNDHSGTRDGYQEWGDSYIQDTVDVIDFLAQRYGNNPSLAGIELMNEPFAPGVSLGTLIKYYQAGYDAVRKYTSSAYVILSNRLGPADSKELLSFAGGLSRVAIDVHYYNLYSDFFKTLDVQQNIDFIYNQRSSDLRAVTTSNGPLVFVGEWTAEWAINGASKEDYQRFAKAQLDVYGGASFGWAYWAYNCDHDHWSLKWMIENNYITL, encoded by the exons ATGAaa GATGGGACCCAAGTTCAATTCACATCAACAAAGTTGCAGAAGTATATATGCGCAGAAAATGGTGGAGAAGCCACTGTGGTTGCCAACCGACCCTTAGCTTCTACTTGGGAAACTTTCAGG TTGTGGAGGATCAATGAGAATACTTTCAACTTTCGGGTGTTTAACAAACAGTTTGTGGGATTGTCACAACAAGGCCTAGGAGTGGATATAGTAGCTGAAACAAACGAACCTGGAAGCACCGAAACATTCCAGATTGAAAGAAAATATGATGATCCATATCGAGTTCGGATTAAAGCCAGCAACGGTTTTTACCTCCAG GCAATATCAGAGACGCAAGTCACTGCAGACTATCAAGATAGTGGGTGGGAAGATGATAATCCTTCAGTCTTTATAATGACAATTGTACACATGTTGGGTGGTGAATACCAGATCACAAATGGTTATGGTCCAGACAGAGCATCTCAAGTCTTGGAGGAGCACCGGAACACTTACATCACCGCCGATGATTTCAGATTCTTATCGGAAAACGGATTGAATGCCGTCAGGATTCCCGTTGGTTGGTGGATTGCCAAAGATCCAGCACCACCATTGCCATTTGTTGGGGGATCCGTGAACTTCTTGGACAATGCTTTTACATGGGCACA AAATTATGGGATGAAGGTAATCATAGATCTTCATGCGGTTCAAGGTTCACAAAATGGCAATGATCATAGTGGTACAAGAGATGGATACCAGGAATGGGGAGATTCCTACATTCAGGATACTGTGGATGTCATAGACTTTCTAGCCCAAAG ATATGGTAATAATCCAAGCCTTGCAGGAATAGAGCTAATGAATGAGCCTTTTGCACCAGGAGTGAGTTTAGGGACCCTCATAAAGTATTACCAAGCTGGTTATGATGCAGTGAGGAAATACACATCTAGTGCTTATGTCATTTTATCAAACAGATTGGGACCTGCAGATTCCAAAGAGCTTCTGTCATTTGCAGGAGGCCTCAGTAGAGTAGCTATTGATGTTCATTACTACAACCTATATTCAGATTTCTTCAAGACCTTGGATGTTCAACAGAACATCGATTTCATTTATAATCAACGATCTTCTGATCTCCGCGCTGTCACCACATCCAATGGACCCCTTGTATTTGTTG GTGAATGGACTGCGGAATGGGCAATAAATGGAGCATCAAAGGAAGATTACCAAAGATTTGCAAAAGCTCAATTAGATGTTTACGGAGGCGCAAGTTTTGGATGGGCATACTGGGCATATAATTGTGACCATGACCACTGGAGCCTCAAGTGGATGATTGAGAATAACTATATAACGCTCTGA
- the LOC107425433 gene encoding uncharacterized protein LOC107425433, translating to MAASSNSLSSLTPARSLDRPRKLFDSPMSLSLQRSSSFPLKSSRQPNLVALCCLNGSKDAGKDIPIEKKYPAFPTVMDINQIREILPHRFPFLLVDRVIEYNPGVSAVAIKNVTINDNFFPGHFPERPIMPGVLMVEAMAQVGGLVMLQPEVGGSRENFFFAGIDKVRFRKPVIAGDTLVMRMTLVKLQKRFGVAKMEGKAYVGGEVVCEGEFLMATGSE from the exons ATGGCAGCCAGCTCGAATTCCCTCTCCTCTCTCACCCCTGCTCGGTCTCTGGACCGACCCAGAAAGCTTTTTGATTCTCCAATGTCTCTTTCTCTCCAAAGATCTTCTTCTTTCCCTCTTAAATCCAGCCGCCAACCTAATCTCGTAGCACTCTGTTGTCTGAATGGATCAAAAGACGCCGGCAAAGACATACCCATCGAAAAGA AGTACCCAGCATTTCCTACGGTTATGGATATTAATCAGATACGAGAAATCTTGCCTCACCG GTTTCCATTCCTTTTAGTAGATAGAGTGATTGAATATAATCCAGGGGTTTCAGCTGTTGCTATAAAGAATGTGACTATAAATGATAACTTCTTTCCAGGCCACTTCCCCGAGAGGCCTATTATGCCTGGTGTTCTTATGGTCGAG GCAATGGCTCAGGTTGGAGGCTTGGTTATGCTGCAACCTGAAGTTGGAGGTTCTCGTGAAAACTTCTTCTTCGCAGGAATTGACAAAGTGAGGTTTCGAAAGCCTGTGATTGCAGGAGACACTTTAGTTATGAGAATGACACTTGTCAAGTTACAAAAGCGGTTTGGAGTAGCAAAGATGGAAGGAAAAGCATACGTTGGAGGTGAGGTGGTATGTGAAGGTGAGTTCTTGATGGCTACTGGGAGTGAATGA
- the LOC125423813 gene encoding FCS-Like Zinc finger 6: protein MLLGKRTRPEIRRTTSMTGINFDLTLTNGEAPQQHQSDNSIINHGVTAGPEGAVIGAHNNNMNSGTKTSSYQVELLQQHHHHQHHFFSMLSPRNQRSSSDGDFIETAHFLRTCGLCKRRLTAGRDIYMYRGDTAFCSLECREQQMKQDEGKEKFKASLATKNEDRHASTSTTSSKSSSGKSQTVAAA, encoded by the exons atgttgCTGGGAAAGAGGACGAGACCAGAGATAAGGAGAACAACCAGCATGACTGGTATAAACTTTGATCTGACTCTGACTAACGGAGAAGCTCCACAACAACACCAGTCCGATAACTCCATCATCAACCACGGTGTGACGGCGGGCCCAGAAGGAGCTGTTATTGGCGCTCACAACAACAACATGAATTCTGGGACCAAAACGTCGTCGTACCAGGTGGAACTTCTGCaacaacaccaccaccaccaacaccATTTCTTTTCCATGTTATCGCCCAGAAACCAGAGGAGCAGCTCAGACGGTGATTTCATTGAGACTGCCCACTTTCTCCGCACGTGTGGCCTCTGCAAACGCCGTTTGACCGCTGGCCGTGACATCTATATGTACAG GGGGGACACAGCTTTTTGTAGTTTAGAGTGCAGAGAGCAACAAATGAAGCAAGACGAAGGAAAAGAGAAGTTCAAAGCATCCTTGGCTACAAAGAATGAAGACCGCCATGCATCCACATCCACAACCAGTTCTAAGTCATCTTCGGGTAAAAGCCAGACAGTGGCTGCTGCTTGA